The following proteins come from a genomic window of Halorussus halophilus:
- a CDS encoding electron transfer flavoprotein subunit beta/FixA family protein codes for MKVLVTVKEVAEVADDFEIEGTEVGERYLEYDLNEWDDYAVEEAVQLKEDGPADEVVSVTIGPERADETIRMALAKGADRAVRVWDDALEGVDLLDVETKTNLLAAVVEEEEPDLVLTGVQAGDDAFGATGVSLADEIGFQWGAVVNALDFDADEGVASVHRELEGGVEELTDIDVPAVLTIQTGINEPRYASLRGIRQAQSKEIAPKTLADIGLDADAVESDLTMTSMYEPESESDAEIFEGDASETAGKLAEVLREKGVAQ; via the coding sequence ATGAAGGTCCTGGTGACTGTAAAGGAGGTCGCCGAAGTCGCTGACGACTTCGAGATCGAGGGGACCGAGGTAGGCGAACGCTACCTCGAATACGACTTGAACGAGTGGGACGACTACGCCGTCGAAGAGGCCGTCCAACTCAAAGAGGACGGTCCCGCCGACGAAGTCGTCTCCGTTACTATCGGCCCCGAACGTGCCGACGAGACGATTCGGATGGCCCTCGCAAAAGGAGCAGACCGCGCGGTTCGCGTGTGGGACGACGCCTTGGAGGGCGTTGACCTGCTCGACGTAGAGACGAAGACAAACCTACTCGCGGCCGTCGTCGAAGAAGAGGAGCCCGACCTCGTGCTGACCGGCGTCCAAGCGGGCGACGACGCGTTCGGTGCGACGGGCGTCTCGCTGGCCGACGAAATCGGCTTCCAGTGGGGTGCGGTCGTCAACGCGCTCGACTTCGACGCCGACGAAGGCGTCGCGTCGGTCCACCGCGAACTCGAAGGTGGCGTCGAGGAACTGACCGACATCGACGTTCCGGCCGTCCTGACGATTCAGACGGGTATCAACGAACCGCGCTACGCGAGTCTGCGCGGTATCCGACAGGCTCAGAGCAAGGAAATCGCGCCGAAGACGCTCGCCGACATCGGTCTCGACGCCGACGCGGTCGAGAGCGACCTGACGATGACGTCGATGTACGAACCCGAGAGTGAGAGCGACGCAGAAATCTTCGAAGGCGACGCCAGCGAGACCGCCGGGAAACTCGCTGAAGTCCTCCGCGAGAAGGGGGTGGCACAATGA